One genomic window of Pseudokineococcus lusitanus includes the following:
- a CDS encoding Gfo/Idh/MocA family protein, translated as MSGGLAAPWRVGLVGAGFISGQYSACLRRLPQLELAAVVDSVPGRGEALAAEHPGARAVGLDEMLAADDVDVVLVLTPPAAHAEVALRAIAAGKHVYGEKPLATTREDARRVLGAAGAAGVRVGCAPDTVLGTGVQTARAVVGAGSIGVPHSATVVMTTPGHERWHPDPDFHYAAGGGPLRDMGPYYLSTLVHLLGPVARVVGASARPRATRTIADGPRAGTTLPVEVDTYVTGVLEHVSGALTTLVMSFDTWSSRLPPVEVHGTEGSLQVPDPNHFDGRVELAPASAVPLRGQHWEDVGPLAGLVGAGRGYGLAEMALAAAAGTPHRASGEVAEHVLDVTVSLEEAAAGGGGVTTRTAGAPPSAVDGLLDLAAPAPGHVGRAVTRG; from the coding sequence GTGAGCGGCGGCCTGGCCGCCCCGTGGCGGGTCGGCCTCGTCGGCGCCGGCTTCATCAGCGGCCAGTACTCCGCGTGCCTGCGGCGCCTGCCCCAGCTCGAGCTGGCGGCCGTCGTCGACAGCGTCCCCGGCCGCGGCGAGGCGCTCGCGGCCGAGCACCCCGGGGCCCGCGCGGTGGGCCTCGACGAGATGCTCGCGGCGGACGACGTCGACGTCGTGCTCGTCCTCACCCCGCCCGCGGCGCACGCCGAGGTGGCGCTGCGCGCGATCGCCGCCGGCAAGCACGTCTACGGCGAGAAGCCGCTCGCGACGACGCGGGAGGACGCCCGGCGGGTGCTCGGCGCCGCCGGCGCCGCGGGCGTGCGGGTCGGCTGCGCCCCCGACACGGTGCTCGGCACGGGCGTGCAGACCGCGCGCGCGGTGGTGGGGGCCGGGAGCATCGGCGTCCCGCACAGCGCGACCGTCGTCATGACGACCCCCGGCCACGAGCGCTGGCACCCGGACCCCGACTTCCACTACGCCGCCGGCGGCGGCCCGCTGCGCGACATGGGCCCGTACTACCTCTCCACCCTCGTCCACCTGCTGGGACCGGTGGCGCGCGTCGTCGGCGCCTCGGCCCGGCCGCGGGCCACGCGCACCATCGCCGACGGCCCCCGCGCGGGCACGACGCTGCCCGTCGAGGTCGACACGTACGTCACCGGCGTCCTCGAGCACGTCTCGGGCGCGCTGACGACGCTCGTCATGAGCTTCGACACGTGGTCGTCCCGGCTGCCGCCCGTCGAGGTGCACGGCACGGAGGGCTCGCTCCAGGTCCCCGACCCCAACCACTTCGACGGCCGGGTCGAGCTGGCGCCGGCGTCCGCGGTGCCGCTGCGCGGCCAGCACTGGGAGGACGTCGGCCCGCTCGCCGGCCTCGTCGGCGCGGGCCGCGGGTACGGGCTGGCGGAGATGGCGCTCGCGGCGGCCGCCGGGACGCCGCACCGCGCCTCCGGCGAGGTGGCCGAGCACGTCCTCGACGTCACGGTGTCGCTCGAGGAGGCGGCCGCGGGCGGCGGCGGCGTGACCACCCGGACGGCCGGCGCGCCGCCGTCCGCCGTCGACGGGCTGCTCGACCTCGCCGCCCCGGCTCCCGGGCACGTCGGCCGGGCGGTGACCCGTGGCTGA
- a CDS encoding class II 3-deoxy-7-phosphoheptulonate synthase: MTAVSTAPAAARPAAGAVPPGTASTPADAGLDAYRSLPRVQQPSWPDGAALEAATAQLSALPPLVFAGEVDRLRDRLAEAAQGKAFLLQGGDCAETFADATADAIRRRVKTVLQMAVVLTYGASLPVVKMGRMAGQFAKPRSSDDETREGVTLPAYRGDAVNGFAFTPEARTPDPQRLVQAYHTAASTLNLIRAFTTGGFADLRQVHEWNRGFVGSTATSRYGELAGEIDRAMAFMAACGADFDALRATEMFASHEALLLDYERALTRIDSRTQLPYDVSAHFLWIGERTRQLDGAHVDLLARVRNPIGVKLGPTTTPEQALALADRLDPEGEPGRLTFVTRMGAGTIRDALPPLVEAVRAAGRTPLWICDPMHGNTFTSPSGYKTRRFDEVVDEVRGFFEVHRGLGTVPGGLHIELTGDDVTEVLGGVEDIDDAALATRYETLCDPRLNHQQSLELAFLAADMLRGR; the protein is encoded by the coding sequence CTGACGGCCGTGAGCACCGCGCCCGCCGCCGCCCGCCCTGCCGCCGGAGCCGTCCCGCCGGGGACCGCGTCCACGCCCGCCGACGCCGGTCTCGACGCGTACCGCTCCCTGCCGCGCGTGCAGCAGCCGTCGTGGCCGGACGGCGCCGCGCTCGAGGCCGCCACCGCCCAGCTGTCCGCGCTGCCGCCGCTGGTCTTCGCCGGCGAGGTCGACCGGCTGCGGGACCGCCTCGCCGAGGCCGCGCAGGGGAAGGCCTTCCTCCTCCAGGGCGGCGACTGCGCGGAGACCTTCGCCGACGCCACCGCCGACGCCATCCGCCGCCGGGTCAAGACGGTGCTGCAGATGGCCGTCGTCCTCACCTACGGCGCGAGCCTGCCCGTCGTGAAGATGGGGCGGATGGCGGGCCAGTTCGCCAAGCCGCGCAGCAGCGACGACGAGACCCGCGAGGGCGTGACCCTGCCCGCCTACCGCGGGGACGCCGTCAACGGCTTCGCCTTCACGCCCGAGGCGCGCACGCCCGACCCGCAGCGGCTCGTGCAGGCGTACCACACGGCCGCGAGCACGCTGAACCTCATCCGCGCCTTCACGACGGGCGGCTTCGCGGACCTCCGCCAGGTGCACGAGTGGAACCGCGGCTTCGTCGGCAGCACCGCGACGTCGCGCTACGGCGAGCTCGCCGGCGAGATCGACCGCGCGATGGCCTTCATGGCCGCGTGCGGCGCCGACTTCGACGCGCTGCGCGCGACGGAGATGTTCGCGAGCCACGAGGCGCTGCTGCTCGACTACGAGCGGGCGCTCACCCGGATCGACTCGCGGACGCAGCTGCCGTACGACGTCTCGGCGCACTTCCTGTGGATCGGGGAGCGCACGCGCCAGCTCGACGGCGCGCACGTCGACCTCCTCGCGCGGGTCCGCAACCCCATCGGCGTCAAGCTCGGCCCGACGACGACGCCCGAGCAGGCGCTCGCCCTCGCCGACCGGCTCGACCCCGAGGGCGAGCCGGGGCGCCTGACGTTCGTCACCCGCATGGGCGCCGGGACGATCCGGGACGCCCTGCCGCCCCTCGTCGAGGCCGTGCGGGCAGCTGGCCGGACTCCCTTGTGGATCTGCGACCCCATGCACGGCAACACCTTCACCTCGCCGTCGGGCTACAAGACGCGCCGCTTCGACGAGGTCGTCGACGAGGTCCGCGGCTTCTTCGAGGTGCACCGCGGCCTCGGCACGGTGCCGGGCGGCCTCCACATCGAGCTGACGGGCGACGACGTCACGGAGGTCCTCGGCGGCGTCGAGGACATCGACGACGCCGCGCTGGCCACGCGCTACGAGACGCTGTGCGACCCGCGCCTCAACCACCAGCAGTCCCTCGAGCTGGCCTTCCTCGCGGCGGACATGCTGCGGGGCCGGTGA
- the pknB gene encoding Stk1 family PASTA domain-containing Ser/Thr kinase, with protein MTDDAQGGADDPLVGVAVDGRYEVVRRVARGGMATVYLARDVRLDREVALKVMHPHLAHDPQFVERFHREAVSAARVSHPGVVGVFDQGRDDAVGGGVVYLVMEHVPGRTLRDLVAAGPVTTGTALAVLQPVLEALEAAHRAGVVHRDVKPENVLLTDDGRVKVADFGLARAASAHTSTSGMLMGTVAYLPPEVTLSGRADARSDVYSAGVTLFELLTGRQPFTGEVPFHVAHQHVTQDVPVPSDVVTTVPTEVDDLVLWMTARDPEDRPADAGELVAAVRALRRELPHEVLDAAPHVVGPAAAPPTGVRATTALPARHEHALAVPVGAAEGELPDGGGAPPTTPTTALPGRAPRRAGTGTAPRPVAAAVPAPPPARRRRGRRLALVLVPLLLLGGAAGTAGWWFLAGPGAPVPVPVVADLPRAEAEAALADAGLGADVSERFDDETPEGVVVDSLPVAGDDVRPGEVVRLFVSRGSETALVPTLVGTPLDDARAAVEALGLTLAEDGSEYDEEVPEGAVLGQQPAAGEELRRGDEVTVVVSDGREPVDVPFLVGRPRSDVVGDLQQRGLEVEVTERFDDVAPEDVVVEQDPEDGTLFRGDTVQLVVSLGPETATVPDVVGRQVGDARAALEDAGFVVQEETVLGGFFGTVRDQSVEGGTEAEVGSTVTLTVV; from the coding sequence ATGACCGACGACGCCCAGGGCGGGGCCGACGACCCGCTCGTCGGGGTCGCCGTCGACGGGCGCTACGAGGTGGTGCGCCGGGTCGCGCGCGGCGGGATGGCGACCGTCTACCTCGCCCGGGACGTCCGGCTCGACCGCGAGGTCGCGCTGAAGGTCATGCACCCGCACCTCGCGCACGACCCGCAGTTCGTCGAGCGCTTCCACCGGGAGGCCGTCTCGGCGGCGCGCGTGTCGCACCCCGGCGTCGTCGGCGTCTTCGACCAGGGCCGCGACGACGCCGTGGGCGGCGGCGTCGTCTACCTCGTCATGGAGCACGTGCCCGGCCGCACGCTCCGGGACCTCGTGGCCGCCGGCCCCGTGACGACGGGCACGGCCCTCGCCGTCCTCCAGCCGGTCCTCGAGGCCCTCGAGGCCGCGCACCGCGCCGGCGTCGTCCACCGCGACGTCAAGCCGGAGAACGTCCTGCTCACCGACGACGGCCGCGTCAAGGTCGCCGACTTCGGGCTCGCCCGCGCCGCCAGCGCCCACACGTCGACGAGCGGGATGCTCATGGGCACCGTGGCGTACCTCCCGCCCGAGGTGACGCTCTCCGGCCGGGCCGACGCCCGCAGCGACGTCTACTCCGCGGGCGTCACGCTCTTCGAGCTCCTCACCGGCCGGCAGCCCTTCACCGGCGAGGTCCCCTTCCACGTCGCGCACCAGCACGTCACGCAGGACGTGCCCGTGCCGAGCGACGTCGTCACGACCGTGCCCACCGAGGTCGACGACCTCGTCCTCTGGATGACCGCGCGCGACCCCGAGGACCGCCCGGCCGACGCGGGCGAGCTCGTCGCCGCCGTCCGCGCCCTGCGTCGCGAGCTGCCCCACGAGGTCCTCGACGCCGCCCCCCACGTCGTCGGGCCCGCCGCCGCCCCGCCCACCGGGGTCCGCGCGACGACGGCGCTGCCCGCCCGCCACGAGCACGCGCTGGCCGTGCCGGTCGGCGCCGCCGAGGGCGAGCTGCCCGACGGCGGCGGGGCACCGCCCACGACGCCGACGACGGCCCTGCCCGGCCGCGCACCCCGCCGCGCCGGCACGGGCACGGCGCCCCGGCCCGTGGCCGCGGCCGTCCCCGCCCCGCCGCCGGCGCGCCGGCGCCGCGGCCGCCGCCTCGCGCTGGTGCTCGTGCCGCTGCTCCTGCTCGGCGGGGCGGCGGGCACGGCCGGCTGGTGGTTCCTCGCCGGCCCGGGCGCGCCGGTCCCCGTGCCCGTCGTCGCGGACCTGCCGCGGGCCGAGGCCGAGGCGGCCCTCGCCGACGCCGGGCTCGGCGCCGACGTCTCCGAGCGGTTCGACGACGAGACGCCCGAGGGCGTCGTCGTCGACAGCCTGCCCGTGGCGGGCGACGACGTCCGGCCCGGCGAGGTGGTGCGGCTCTTCGTCTCCCGCGGGTCGGAGACCGCGCTGGTCCCCACGCTCGTCGGCACCCCGCTCGACGACGCCCGCGCCGCGGTCGAGGCGCTCGGGCTCACGCTCGCCGAGGACGGCAGCGAGTACGACGAGGAGGTCCCCGAGGGCGCGGTGCTCGGCCAGCAGCCGGCGGCCGGCGAGGAGCTCCGGCGCGGCGACGAGGTGACCGTGGTCGTGTCCGACGGCCGCGAGCCCGTCGACGTGCCGTTCCTCGTGGGGCGCCCGCGCTCCGACGTCGTCGGCGACCTGCAGCAGCGCGGCCTCGAGGTCGAGGTGACCGAGCGCTTCGACGACGTGGCGCCCGAGGACGTCGTCGTCGAGCAGGACCCGGAGGACGGCACGCTGTTCCGCGGCGACACCGTCCAGCTCGTCGTCTCGCTCGGCCCGGAGACGGCCACCGTCCCCGACGTCGTCGGCCGCCAGGTGGGCGACGCCCGCGCCGCCCTCGAGGACGCGGGCTTCGTGGTCCAGGAGGAGACCGTGCTGGGCGGGTTCTTCGGGACGGTGCGCGACCAGAGCGTCGAGGGCGGCACCGAGGCCGAGGTCGGCTCGACGGTCACCCTCACCGTCGTCTGA
- a CDS encoding DUF1304 domain-containing protein → MLALGLVLAAAAAALHVVIFYLESFAWESARARAVFRTGSVADARATKFSAYNQGFYNLFLAVLVILGLLVTAAGGRTAGLTLVLAGTGCMLAAATVLLLSSRPHRGAALRQGTLPLLAVLLVALGAATG, encoded by the coding sequence GTGCTGGCCCTCGGACTCGTGCTCGCCGCCGCCGCGGCCGCGCTCCACGTCGTGATCTTCTACCTCGAGAGCTTCGCCTGGGAGAGCGCGCGGGCGCGGGCGGTCTTCCGCACCGGGAGCGTGGCGGACGCCCGCGCCACGAAGTTCTCCGCCTACAACCAGGGCTTCTACAACCTCTTCCTGGCCGTCCTCGTGATCCTCGGGCTGCTCGTGACGGCGGCCGGCGGGCGCACGGCGGGACTGACGCTCGTCCTCGCCGGGACGGGCTGCATGCTCGCCGCCGCGACCGTCCTCCTGCTGTCCTCGCGCCCGCACCGGGGCGCCGCGCTGCGCCAGGGCACGCTGCCGCTGCTGGCCGTGCTGCTCGTGGCGCTGGGGGCGGCCACCGGGTGA
- a CDS encoding ThuA domain-containing protein has product MAERRALVVRGGWEGHHPVAATELFLPHLREHGFDVRVEEGPAVYADADAMAGLDLVVQCVTMSTATDAEVAGLRAAVAAGTGLAGWHGGIADSYRASADYLHLVGGQFACHPGRPAEEHVGGPEDNYVPYRVEMTPAAADHPVTAGLGDFDLVTEQYWVLADGYCDVLATTTQAVRPGDPWHRPVTSPAVWTRRWGAGRVFVATPGHDPDVLRQPPVRTLVERGMLWAAGALG; this is encoded by the coding sequence GTGGCTGAGCGGCGCGCCCTCGTCGTCCGCGGCGGCTGGGAGGGGCACCACCCCGTCGCCGCGACCGAGCTCTTCCTCCCGCACCTGCGGGAGCACGGCTTCGACGTCCGGGTCGAGGAGGGCCCCGCCGTCTACGCCGACGCGGACGCCATGGCGGGCCTGGACCTCGTCGTCCAGTGCGTGACGATGTCGACCGCCACGGACGCCGAGGTCGCCGGGCTCCGCGCGGCCGTCGCGGCCGGCACGGGCCTCGCGGGCTGGCACGGCGGCATCGCCGACTCCTACCGCGCGTCCGCGGACTACCTGCACCTCGTCGGCGGGCAGTTCGCGTGCCACCCCGGTCGCCCGGCGGAGGAGCACGTCGGCGGGCCGGAGGACAACTACGTGCCGTACCGGGTCGAGATGACGCCCGCGGCCGCCGACCACCCCGTCACCGCGGGCCTGGGCGACTTCGACCTCGTCACGGAGCAGTACTGGGTCCTGGCGGACGGCTACTGCGACGTCCTCGCCACGACGACGCAGGCGGTGCGCCCCGGCGACCCGTGGCACCGGCCGGTCACGTCGCCGGCCGTGTGGACGCGGCGGTGGGGCGCGGGCCGCGTGTTCGTGGCCACCCCGGGGCACGACCCCGACGTCCTGCGGCAGCCGCCCGTCCGCACGCTCGTCGAGCGCGGGATGCTGTGGGCCGCAGGAGCGCTCGGCTGA
- a CDS encoding HAD-IA family hydrolase, protein MAETAAPETTAGPPPPDGTAPEPVDEPAAPPAPAAAGTDLYPGRGPFAAVLFDMDGTLIDSTPSVERCWARWAEAEGVPLERLLGWHGVPARAIAAALVPAERVPDAVRRIEALEVADTDGITPLPGAAEALAALPAGRSAIATSCTRPLAAARVAASGITAPSVLVTADDVTHGKPDPEPFRLAAERLGVDPARCLVVEDAPAGLAGARAAGCATLAVTTTTPPDGLDADVVVRDLAAVRLVVDDDGVTVVAA, encoded by the coding sequence ATGGCCGAGACCGCTGCGCCCGAGACCACCGCCGGCCCGCCGCCGCCCGACGGGACGGCCCCCGAGCCCGTCGACGAGCCGGCCGCGCCGCCGGCCCCCGCGGCCGCCGGCACGGACCTCTACCCCGGCCGGGGGCCCTTCGCGGCCGTCCTCTTCGACATGGACGGCACGCTCATCGACTCCACCCCGTCCGTCGAGCGGTGCTGGGCGCGCTGGGCCGAGGCCGAGGGCGTTCCGCTCGAGCGGCTCCTCGGGTGGCACGGCGTCCCGGCCCGCGCCATCGCCGCGGCGCTCGTCCCCGCGGAGCGGGTGCCCGACGCGGTGCGCCGCATCGAGGCGCTCGAGGTCGCCGACACCGACGGCATCACGCCGCTGCCCGGCGCCGCCGAGGCCCTCGCCGCCCTGCCGGCCGGGCGGTCGGCCATCGCGACGTCGTGCACGCGCCCGCTCGCGGCCGCGCGGGTGGCGGCCTCCGGCATCACGGCGCCGTCCGTCCTCGTCACGGCCGACGACGTCACCCACGGCAAGCCCGACCCGGAGCCCTTCCGGCTGGCCGCCGAGCGGCTGGGCGTCGACCCGGCCCGCTGCCTCGTCGTCGAGGACGCGCCCGCCGGCCTCGCCGGGGCCCGCGCCGCCGGCTGCGCCACCCTCGCCGTCACGACGACGACGCCGCCCGACGGCCTCGACGCGGACGTCGTCGTGCGCGACCTGGCCGCCGTCCGGCTCGTCGTGGACGACGACGGCGTCACGGTGGTGGCGGCGTGA
- a CDS encoding GntG family PLP-dependent aldolase, with translation MRRAIAEAVVGDDVYGEDTTTAALERRVADLLGHEAGLFVPTGSMGNVLGVATLVAPGQELLCDSLAHVVRAELGAHAALAGVTTRTWPSQRDGGPVGLVDVDAVTAMMTPDAGPYLVSTAAVAVENTHNFGGGTVTPLPVLQELREQTRAAGVAVHLDGARLWNAAVADGLGLAGLAGYGAVADTVSVCLSKGLGAPVGSVLVGSAERMARARTLRKRMGGGMRQTGVLAAAGLHALDHHVDRLAEDHARARRLAEACAQARPGCVDPAVVRSNIVVLDVDDAPGLAAAAAAAGVRVSALGPRVLRLVTHLDVDDADVGRAAEVLAGLLAPDGGRTA, from the coding sequence ATGCGGCGGGCGATCGCCGAGGCGGTCGTCGGCGACGACGTCTACGGCGAGGACACGACGACCGCCGCCCTCGAGCGCCGCGTCGCGGACCTGCTCGGCCACGAGGCGGGCCTGTTCGTGCCCACCGGGTCGATGGGCAACGTCCTCGGCGTCGCGACGCTCGTGGCCCCCGGCCAGGAGCTGCTGTGCGACAGCCTCGCCCACGTCGTCCGGGCCGAGCTGGGCGCCCACGCCGCGCTCGCCGGCGTGACGACGCGCACGTGGCCGTCCCAGCGGGACGGCGGCCCCGTGGGCCTCGTCGACGTCGACGCCGTCACGGCGATGATGACGCCGGACGCCGGGCCCTACCTCGTCTCCACCGCGGCGGTGGCGGTCGAGAACACGCACAACTTCGGCGGCGGCACCGTGACGCCGCTCCCGGTGCTGCAGGAGCTGCGTGAGCAGACCCGCGCCGCCGGCGTGGCCGTCCACCTCGACGGCGCGCGGCTGTGGAACGCCGCGGTCGCGGACGGCCTCGGCCTCGCGGGCCTCGCCGGTTACGGCGCCGTCGCCGACACCGTCTCGGTCTGCCTGTCGAAGGGGCTCGGGGCGCCCGTCGGCTCGGTCCTCGTCGGGAGCGCCGAGCGCATGGCGCGGGCCCGCACCCTCCGCAAGCGGATGGGCGGCGGCATGCGCCAGACCGGCGTCCTCGCCGCCGCCGGCCTCCACGCGCTCGACCACCACGTCGACCGGCTCGCCGAGGACCACGCCCGCGCGCGGCGTCTCGCCGAGGCGTGCGCGCAGGCGCGGCCCGGGTGCGTGGACCCCGCCGTCGTGCGCTCGAACATCGTCGTCCTCGACGTCGACGACGCCCCCGGCCTCGCCGCCGCGGCCGCCGCGGCCGGCGTCCGCGTGTCGGCCCTCGGGCCGCGCGTGCTCCGGCTCGTCACCCACCTCGACGTCGACGACGCGGACGTGGGCCGGGCCGCCGAGGTCCTCGCGGGCCTCCTCGCCCCCGACGGGGGGCGGACGGCGTGA
- the thyX gene encoding FAD-dependent thymidylate synthase, whose amino-acid sequence MPEPVFRSDVTVELVRSSASDADVLFAARVSTRGEASLDDLRALGTGAVDEKARARAAGLVNYLMRDRHGSPFEHTSMTFYVQAPIFVFREFMRHRIASYNEESGRYRELRPVFYVPGPERRLVQEGKPGAYRFTAGTPEQHALVDAEVRASSTRAYEAYRAMLDAGVAREVARVVLPVTTYSSMYVTMNARALMNFLSLRTRREGSTFPSFPQREIEMCAEVMEEVWRGLMPVTAEAFERNGRVAP is encoded by the coding sequence GTGCCCGAGCCGGTCTTCCGCAGCGACGTCACCGTCGAGCTGGTGCGCTCCAGCGCGTCCGACGCCGACGTCCTCTTCGCCGCGCGGGTGTCCACCCGCGGCGAGGCGAGCCTCGACGACCTGCGGGCCCTCGGGACGGGGGCGGTGGACGAGAAGGCACGGGCGCGCGCGGCCGGGCTCGTCAACTACCTCATGCGGGACCGCCACGGCAGCCCGTTCGAGCACACGTCGATGACCTTCTACGTCCAGGCGCCGATCTTCGTGTTCCGCGAGTTCATGCGGCACCGCATCGCCTCCTACAACGAGGAGAGCGGGCGCTACCGCGAGCTGCGCCCCGTCTTCTACGTGCCCGGCCCCGAGCGCCGTCTCGTCCAGGAGGGCAAGCCCGGCGCCTACCGCTTCACCGCGGGGACGCCGGAGCAGCACGCCCTCGTGGACGCGGAGGTCCGCGCGTCCAGCACCCGCGCGTACGAGGCCTACCGCGCCATGCTCGACGCCGGCGTGGCCCGGGAGGTCGCGCGCGTCGTCCTGCCCGTGACGACGTACTCGTCGATGTACGTGACGATGAACGCGCGGGCCCTCATGAACTTCCTCTCGCTGCGCACGCGGCGGGAGGGCTCCACGTTCCCCTCCTTCCCGCAGCGGGAGATCGAGATGTGCGCCGAGGTGATGGAGGAGGTCTGGCGCGGGCTCATGCCCGTCACGGCCGAGGCCTTCGAGCGGAACGGGCGGGTGGCCCCGTGA
- a CDS encoding molybdopterin-dependent oxidoreductase, with protein sequence MTDGGGGPPAAHGDGHGGQRAPHDLTGPLAPYRSPRTLPPGQQALPDLPVMHYGRVPRHRPERWRLTVEGATRDGERHDLDMAAFEALPRTSVRADLHCAARWSVLDNEWSGVATRTLVEAYPPADDVVGALVYAEYGYSATVRLEDLTSPRTLLATHRGGEPLTPEHGHPVRLVLPHLYSWKGPKWFRGWEYVTEVKRGFWEERGYHAVGDCWRQERYSYQEEEEPGRG encoded by the coding sequence GTGACGGACGGGGGAGGGGGGCCCCCGGCCGCGCACGGGGACGGCCACGGCGGGCAGCGGGCGCCGCACGACCTCACGGGGCCGCTCGCCCCCTACCGGAGCCCGCGGACGTTGCCGCCGGGCCAGCAGGCCCTGCCCGACCTGCCCGTCATGCACTACGGCCGCGTGCCCCGGCACCGCCCCGAGCGCTGGCGCCTCACCGTCGAGGGAGCCACCCGCGACGGCGAGCGCCACGACCTCGACATGGCGGCCTTCGAGGCCCTGCCGCGCACGAGCGTGCGCGCCGACCTCCACTGCGCCGCCCGCTGGTCGGTCCTCGACAACGAGTGGTCCGGCGTGGCGACGCGCACGCTCGTGGAGGCCTACCCGCCGGCCGACGACGTCGTCGGCGCCCTCGTCTACGCCGAGTACGGGTACTCGGCGACGGTGCGCCTCGAGGACCTCACGTCGCCGCGCACGCTGCTGGCCACCCACCGTGGCGGCGAGCCGCTCACCCCCGAGCACGGCCACCCCGTGCGGCTCGTGCTGCCGCACCTCTACTCCTGGAAGGGCCCCAAGTGGTTCCGGGGCTGGGAGTACGTCACGGAGGTCAAGCGCGGCTTCTGGGAGGAGCGGGGCTACCACGCCGTCGGCGACTGCTGGCGGCAGGAGCGCTACTCCTACCAGGAGGAGGAGGAGCCCGGCCGCGGCTGA
- a CDS encoding heparan-alpha-glucosaminide N-acetyltransferase domain-containing protein, producing MTAPAVRSSPGARLRAPSRLVGVDAARGVALLGMVATHVLALSVLDEATFLEEPTATALVAAGRASALFAVLAGVSLALATGGTRAPAGRGLVAARLGTAARAVVVAAIGLVVGSFGAPVAVILVNYGLLFLLVLPVLGWGPRRLLPLGAAWLLVVPVLLHPLRDAVVGAGLLPVGPGASTSLASLADPGLMVGELFLTGYYPVLSWAGFVVLGLGVGRLDLRRASTTALVALGGLVAAAGSAVVAGVLTPVALPFLSFPEGFYGSSGDLVTSLQTGLYGTTPTTTWWWLVVDAPHSGTPVDLAGVAGSALVVVGVLVLAAQHLPRVVRWLLWPLAAAGSMTLTLYSLHVLSLGLLRAWEAGGGIPPSEGTVYALQVVGLLVLGCLWQLTGLRGPLEALVASASRAARSGLR from the coding sequence GTGACCGCCCCCGCCGTCCGCTCGTCCCCCGGTGCGCGCCTGCGGGCGCCGTCGCGGCTGGTCGGCGTCGACGCCGCCCGGGGGGTCGCCCTGCTCGGCATGGTCGCGACGCACGTGCTCGCGCTGTCCGTCCTCGACGAGGCCACCTTCCTCGAGGAGCCGACCGCGACGGCGCTCGTGGCCGCGGGGCGCGCCTCGGCCCTCTTCGCCGTCCTCGCGGGCGTCTCGCTGGCCCTCGCGACGGGCGGGACGCGCGCCCCCGCCGGCCGCGGCCTCGTCGCCGCCCGGCTCGGGACGGCGGCGCGCGCGGTCGTCGTCGCGGCGATCGGGCTCGTCGTCGGGTCCTTCGGCGCCCCCGTCGCGGTCATCCTCGTCAACTACGGGCTGCTCTTCCTGCTCGTGCTGCCCGTGCTCGGCTGGGGCCCGCGGCGGCTCCTGCCCCTCGGCGCGGCGTGGCTGCTCGTCGTGCCGGTCCTGCTGCACCCGCTCCGCGACGCCGTGGTCGGGGCCGGGCTCCTGCCGGTCGGCCCGGGCGCCAGCACGTCGCTGGCGTCGCTCGCCGACCCCGGTCTCATGGTCGGCGAGCTCTTCCTCACCGGGTACTACCCCGTCCTGTCCTGGGCGGGCTTCGTCGTCCTCGGCCTCGGCGTCGGCCGCCTGGACCTGCGCCGCGCGTCGACGACCGCCCTCGTCGCCCTCGGCGGGCTCGTGGCGGCCGCAGGGTCGGCCGTCGTCGCCGGCGTGCTGACGCCCGTCGCCCTGCCCTTCCTCTCGTTCCCCGAGGGCTTCTACGGCTCGTCCGGCGACCTCGTCACGTCCCTGCAGACCGGCCTCTACGGCACCACGCCGACGACGACCTGGTGGTGGCTTGTCGTCGACGCCCCCCACAGCGGCACCCCGGTGGACCTGGCCGGGGTCGCCGGCTCGGCGCTCGTCGTCGTGGGCGTCCTCGTCCTCGCCGCGCAGCACCTCCCCCGCGTGGTCCGGTGGCTGCTCTGGCCGCTGGCCGCGGCCGGCTCGATGACGCTGACGCTCTACTCGCTGCACGTGCTCTCGTTGGGCCTCCTCCGGGCGTGGGAGGCCGGCGGCGGCATCCCGCCGTCCGAGGGCACCGTCTACGCGCTGCAGGTCGTCGGGCTGCTGGTCCTCGGCTGCCTCTGGCAGCTCACCGGCCTGCGCGGCCCCCTCGAGGCCCTCGTCGCCTCCGCGAGCCGGGCCGCGAGGAGCGGCCTCCGCTGA